In Streptomyces sp. NBC_00091, the following proteins share a genomic window:
- the rho gene encoding transcription termination factor Rho, giving the protein MSDTTDLMGAADTNVDTSAPAAGAAPKRRRSGTGLEGMVLAELQQVASGLGIRGTARMRKSQLIEVIKEAQGGSAPKAAAAAPAADAAEAKPKRRATSKARTGEAAAAAPAEKTAAQPQIEIPGQPAGGPSRASEAERGGEDAPVGERRRRRATAPSGSPESSAPAAVQVEQKTEAAPAAQPEAKAEAATAVSAQPQGQAQEGGEGRTRRDRRDRGERGERGERGERGDRQGRRERGAKADEQGQPQAGQGQQGGGRQERADRQERADRQQQGGGRGQGQQGRQDRQDNGPQDDFDEDGRRGRRGRYRDRRGRRGRDEFAPAEPQVADDDVLIPVAGILDILDNYAFIRTSGYLPGPNDVYVSLAQVRKAGLRKGDHTTGAVRQPKDGERREKFNALVRLDSVNGMAPESGRGRPEFQKLTPLYPQDRLRLETDPGVLTTRIIDLVSPIGKGQRGLIVAPPKTGKTMIMQAIANAITTNNPECHLMVVLVDERPEEVTDMQRSVKGEVISSTFDRPAEDHTTVAELAIERAKRLVELGHDVVVLLDSITRLGRAYNLAAPASGRILSGGVDSTALYPPKRFFGAARNIEDGGSLTILATALVDTGSRMDEVIFEEFKGTGNMELKLDRKLADKRIFPAVDVDPSGTRKEEILLNAEELAIVWKLRRVLHALDSQQAIELLLDKMKQTKSNAEFLMQIAKTTPAGKNDD; this is encoded by the coding sequence GTGAGCGACACCACCGATCTGATGGGCGCTGCCGACACCAACGTCGACACCAGTGCCCCCGCCGCGGGCGCCGCCCCTAAGCGTCGCCGCTCCGGCACCGGCCTCGAGGGCATGGTCCTGGCCGAGCTGCAGCAGGTCGCGTCGGGCCTCGGTATCAGGGGCACCGCGCGGATGCGCAAGAGCCAGCTGATCGAGGTCATCAAGGAGGCGCAGGGCGGCAGCGCCCCCAAGGCCGCCGCCGCGGCTCCCGCCGCCGACGCCGCCGAGGCCAAGCCGAAGCGCCGCGCCACCAGCAAGGCCCGTACGGGCGAGGCCGCCGCCGCGGCGCCCGCCGAGAAGACCGCCGCGCAGCCGCAGATCGAGATCCCCGGCCAGCCGGCTGGGGGCCCCTCCCGCGCGAGCGAAGCCGAGCGTGGGGGAGAGGACGCCCCCGTCGGCGAGCGCCGCCGTCGTCGGGCGACCGCTCCTTCCGGCAGCCCGGAGTCCTCGGCCCCCGCCGCCGTGCAGGTCGAGCAGAAGACCGAGGCCGCCCCGGCCGCGCAGCCCGAGGCCAAGGCCGAGGCCGCGACCGCCGTCTCCGCCCAGCCCCAGGGCCAGGCGCAGGAGGGCGGCGAGGGCCGTACCCGCCGCGACCGCCGTGACCGCGGCGAGCGCGGTGAGCGCGGTGAGCGTGGCGAGCGCGGTGACCGTCAGGGTCGCCGTGAGCGCGGCGCCAAGGCCGACGAGCAGGGCCAGCCGCAGGCCGGCCAGGGCCAGCAGGGCGGTGGCCGCCAGGAGCGCGCCGACCGTCAGGAGCGCGCCGACCGCCAGCAGCAGGGCGGCGGCCGGGGCCAGGGTCAGCAGGGCCGGCAGGACCGTCAGGACAACGGCCCGCAGGACGACTTCGACGAGGACGGCCGTCGCGGCCGTCGTGGCCGCTACCGCGACCGCCGTGGCCGTCGTGGCCGTGACGAGTTCGCGCCGGCCGAGCCGCAGGTCGCCGACGACGACGTGCTGATCCCCGTCGCGGGCATCCTCGACATCCTCGACAACTACGCGTTCATCCGGACCTCCGGCTACCTGCCCGGTCCGAACGACGTGTACGTCTCCCTCGCCCAGGTCCGCAAGGCCGGGCTCCGCAAGGGCGACCACACCACCGGTGCGGTCCGCCAGCCCAAGGACGGCGAGCGCCGCGAGAAGTTCAACGCCCTCGTGCGCCTGGACTCCGTCAACGGCATGGCGCCCGAATCCGGCCGCGGACGCCCGGAGTTCCAGAAGCTGACCCCGCTCTACCCGCAGGACCGGCTCCGTCTGGAGACCGACCCGGGGGTGCTGACCACCCGCATCATCGACCTCGTGTCGCCGATCGGCAAGGGCCAGCGCGGTCTGATCGTGGCCCCGCCGAAGACCGGCAAGACCATGATCATGCAGGCGATCGCCAACGCGATCACCACCAACAACCCCGAGTGCCACCTGATGGTCGTCCTGGTCGACGAGCGTCCGGAAGAGGTCACCGACATGCAGCGGTCGGTCAAGGGCGAGGTCATCTCCTCGACCTTCGACCGCCCGGCCGAGGACCACACCACCGTCGCCGAGCTGGCCATCGAGCGCGCCAAGCGCCTCGTCGAGCTGGGTCACGACGTGGTCGTCCTGCTGGACTCCATCACCCGTCTGGGCCGTGCGTACAACCTCGCGGCTCCCGCCTCCGGCCGCATCCTGTCCGGTGGTGTCGACTCGACCGCGCTGTACCCGCCGAAGCGCTTCTTCGGTGCCGCGCGCAACATCGAGGACGGCGGCTCGCTGACCATCCTGGCCACCGCGCTGGTCGACACCGGCTCGCGCATGGACGAGGTGATCTTCGAGGAGTTCAAGGGCACCGGCAACATGGAGCTCAAGCTCGACCGCAAGCTCGCCGACAAGCGCATCTTCCCGGCCGTCGACGTCGACCCGTCGGGCACCCGCAAGGAGGAGATCCTCCTCAACGCGGAGGAGCTCGCCATCGTCTGGAAGCTGCGCCGGGTGCTGCACGCGCTCGACTCGCAGCAGGCGATCGAGCTGCTGCTCGACAAGATGAAGCAGACGAAGTCGAACGCCGAGTTCCTGATGCAGATCGCCAAGACGACCCCGGCCGGCAAGAACGACGACTGA
- the thrB gene encoding homoserine kinase — protein sequence MAGPAFRAAAVRVRVPASSANLGPGFDALGLALGLYDDVVVRVADSGLNIDIAGEGADTLPRDESHLLVRSMRTAFDLLGGQPRGLEVVCANRIPHGRGLGSSSAAICAGIVAARAVTIGGEAKLDDAALLELATEIEGHPDNVAACLLGGFTLAWMDGGSAKAIRMDPADSIVPVVFVPSKPVLTETARGLLPRTVPHVDAAVNAGRAGLLVEAMTRRPEFLLPATEDRLHQEYRSPAMPESVALVNRLRADGIPAVISGAGPTVLALVDNGAADKVAQLAGEGWAANRLALDAAGASVLPLGAQGGQPVS from the coding sequence ATGGCAGGTCCAGCGTTCCGCGCCGCCGCCGTACGGGTGCGCGTCCCCGCCAGCAGTGCCAACCTCGGCCCCGGCTTCGATGCCCTCGGCCTGGCCCTGGGGCTCTACGACGACGTGGTCGTCCGGGTGGCCGACTCCGGCCTGAACATCGACATCGCGGGTGAGGGTGCCGACACCCTCCCGCGGGACGAGAGCCACCTCCTCGTACGCTCCATGCGCACCGCCTTCGACCTGCTGGGCGGGCAGCCGCGCGGCCTCGAGGTCGTCTGCGCCAACCGCATCCCGCACGGCCGGGGCCTGGGCTCCTCCTCCGCCGCGATCTGCGCCGGCATCGTCGCCGCCCGCGCCGTGACCATAGGCGGGGAGGCCAAGCTCGACGACGCGGCGCTGCTGGAACTGGCCACCGAGATCGAGGGCCACCCCGACAACGTCGCCGCCTGCCTGCTCGGCGGCTTCACCCTGGCCTGGATGGACGGGGGCAGCGCCAAGGCGATCCGGATGGACCCCGCCGATTCCATCGTTCCGGTGGTCTTCGTGCCCTCGAAGCCGGTCCTGACCGAAACCGCGCGGGGCCTGCTGCCGCGCACCGTCCCGCATGTGGACGCGGCCGTGAACGCGGGCCGCGCGGGCCTGCTCGTGGAGGCCATGACCAGGCGTCCCGAGTTCCTGCTGCCCGCCACCGAGGACCGGCTGCACCAGGAGTACCGCTCCCCGGCGATGCCGGAGAGCGTGGCACTCGTCAACCGGCTGCGGGCGGACGGCATCCCCGCGGTCATCTCCGGCGCGGGCCCCACGGTCCTCGCGCTGGTCGACAACGGCGCGGCCGACAAGGTCGCGCAGCTCGCGGGCGAGGGGTGGGCGGCCAACCGGCTCGCCCTCGACGCCGCGGGCGCGAGCGTCCTTCCGCTGGGCGCCCAGGGCGGTCAGCCCGTGTCCTAG
- the thrC gene encoding threonine synthase has product MSSNRTHQWRGIIEEYRDRLPVTDATPVVTLREGGTPLVPAQVLSERTGCEVHLKVEGANPTGSFKDRGMTMAISKAKEDGAKAVICASTGNTSASAAAYAVRAGMVSAVLVPRGKIALGKMGQALIHGAKILQVDGNFDDCLDLARALSDNYPVALVNSVNPVRIEGQKTAAFEIVDALGDAPDIHVLPVGNAGNITAYWKGFKEYKVDGLASRTPRVWGFQASGSAPIVRGEIVKEPHTIATAIRIGNPASWDYALAARDESGGFIDEVTDRQILAAYRLLAAQEGVFVEPASAASVAGLLKAAEAGLVDPGQTIVCTVTGNGLKDPDWAVAGAPQPVTVPVDAEAAAIRLGLI; this is encoded by the coding sequence ATGAGCAGCAATCGCACCCACCAGTGGCGCGGCATCATCGAGGAGTACCGTGACCGGCTGCCGGTGACGGACGCGACCCCCGTGGTCACGCTCCGCGAGGGCGGCACTCCCCTCGTCCCCGCCCAGGTGCTCTCCGAGCGCACCGGCTGCGAGGTCCACCTCAAGGTCGAGGGTGCCAACCCCACCGGGTCCTTCAAGGACCGCGGCATGACCATGGCCATCAGCAAGGCCAAGGAGGACGGCGCCAAGGCCGTCATCTGTGCCTCCACGGGCAACACCTCGGCCTCCGCCGCCGCATACGCGGTGCGCGCCGGCATGGTGTCCGCCGTCCTCGTGCCCCGCGGCAAGATCGCGCTCGGCAAGATGGGCCAGGCGCTGATCCACGGCGCCAAGATCCTTCAGGTCGACGGCAACTTCGACGACTGCCTGGACCTGGCCCGCGCGCTGTCCGACAACTACCCGGTGGCGCTGGTCAATTCCGTCAACCCGGTGCGCATCGAGGGCCAGAAGACGGCCGCGTTCGAGATCGTCGACGCGCTCGGCGACGCCCCCGACATCCATGTGCTGCCCGTCGGCAACGCCGGCAACATCACCGCGTACTGGAAGGGCTTCAAGGAGTACAAGGTCGATGGCCTGGCCTCCCGTACGCCCCGCGTGTGGGGTTTCCAGGCCTCCGGCTCCGCGCCGATCGTGCGCGGCGAGATCGTCAAGGAGCCGCACACCATCGCCACCGCGATCCGGATCGGCAACCCGGCCTCCTGGGACTACGCCCTCGCGGCCCGTGACGAGTCGGGTGGCTTCATCGACGAGGTGACGGACCGCCAGATCCTGGCCGCCTACCGGCTGTTGGCCGCGCAGGAGGGCGTCTTCGTCGAGCCTGCCTCGGCCGCTTCGGTCGCCGGTCTGCTGAAGGCCGCCGAGGCCGGTCTGGTCGACCCCGGCCAGACGATCGTGTGCACCGTCACCGGCAACGGCCTCAAGGACCCCGACTGGGCCGTCGCCGGGGCTCCGCAGCCGGTCACCGTCCCGGTGGACGCCGAGGCCGCGGCCATCCGTCTCGGCCTGATCTGA
- a CDS encoding homoserine dehydrogenase produces MMRTRPLKVALLGCGVVGSEVARIMTTHADDLTARIGAPVELAGVAVRRPSKVREGIDPSLITTDATALLKRGDIDVAIEVIGGIEPARTLITTAFEHGISVVSANKALLAQDGAALHAAAEQHGLDLYYEAAVAGAIPLVRPMRESLAGDKINRVMGIVNGTTNFILDKMDSTGAGYQEALDEATALGYAEADPTADVEGYDAAAKAAILAGIAFHTRVRLDDVYREGMTEVSAADFASAKRMGCTIKLLAILERAADGQSVTARVHPAMIPLSHPLASVREAYNAVFVEAEAAGRLMFYGPGAGGSPTASAVLGDLVAVCRNKLAEATGPGESAYTQLPVSPMGDVVTRYHISLDVADKPGVLAQVATTFAEHGVSIDTVRQQGRPDGVGNEASLVVVTHRAPDSALSGTVEALRKLDTVRGVASIMRVEGE; encoded by the coding sequence ATGATGCGTACGCGTCCGCTGAAGGTGGCGCTGCTGGGCTGTGGAGTGGTCGGCTCAGAGGTGGCGCGCATCATGACGACGCACGCCGACGATCTGACAGCCAGGATCGGCGCGCCCGTCGAACTCGCCGGCGTGGCTGTGCGCCGTCCCTCCAAGGTGCGCGAGGGCATCGACCCGTCGCTGATCACCACGGACGCGACCGCCCTCCTCAAACGGGGCGACATCGACGTGGCCATCGAGGTCATCGGCGGCATCGAGCCCGCCCGCACCCTGATCACCACCGCCTTCGAGCACGGCATCTCCGTCGTCTCCGCGAACAAGGCGCTGCTCGCCCAGGACGGCGCCGCCCTGCACGCCGCGGCCGAGCAGCACGGGCTGGACCTGTACTACGAGGCCGCCGTGGCCGGCGCCATCCCGCTGGTCCGCCCGATGCGCGAGTCCCTCGCCGGCGACAAGATCAACCGGGTGATGGGCATCGTCAACGGCACGACGAACTTCATCCTCGACAAGATGGACTCGACCGGCGCCGGCTACCAGGAGGCGCTCGACGAGGCCACCGCCCTCGGGTACGCCGAGGCCGACCCCACCGCCGACGTGGAGGGCTACGACGCCGCCGCCAAGGCCGCGATCCTGGCCGGCATCGCCTTCCACACCCGGGTCCGCCTCGACGACGTCTACCGTGAGGGCATGACCGAGGTCAGCGCCGCCGACTTCGCCTCCGCCAAGCGGATGGGCTGCACCATCAAGCTCCTGGCGATCCTGGAGCGCGCCGCGGACGGGCAGTCGGTGACCGCCCGCGTCCACCCGGCGATGATCCCGCTCAGCCACCCGCTCGCCTCCGTCCGCGAGGCGTACAACGCCGTCTTCGTCGAGGCCGAGGCCGCCGGGCGGCTCATGTTCTACGGGCCCGGCGCGGGTGGCTCGCCGACCGCCTCCGCGGTCCTCGGCGACCTCGTCGCCGTCTGCCGCAACAAGCTCGCCGAGGCAACGGGGCCCGGCGAGTCGGCGTACACCCAGCTGCCGGTCAGCCCCATGGGGGATGTCGTCACCCGCTACCACATCAGCCTCGACGTGGCGGACAAGCCGGGTGTCCTGGCCCAGGTGGCGACCACCTTCGCGGAGCACGGCGTGTCGATCGACACGGTACGACAGCAAGGACGTCCGGACGGGGTCGGCAATGAGGCCTCCCTCGTCGTCGTCACCCACCGCGCACCCGACTCCGCCCTTTCCGGGACCGTCGAGGCGCTGCGGAAGCTGGACACCGTGCGCGGCGTGGCCAGCATCATGCGTGTTGAAGGGGAGTAA
- the lysA gene encoding diaminopimelate decarboxylase, which translates to MSRSAHPAGPRHADVLPEGHYAPPPADLNALDEKVWSRTVRRDDEGVACVGGIEVTRLAEEFGTPAYFLDEEDFRARCRAWAHAFGKEADVFYAGKAFLSKAVVKWLKEEGLNLDVCSGGELATALAAEMPAARIAFHGNNKSEGEIRRAITAGVGRIVLDSFQEIARVAHIARELGVRQPVQIRVTVGVEAHTHEFIATAHEDQKFGIAVADGSAAEAVRRALGHDSLELLGVHSHIGSQIFDMAGFEVSAKRVIRLLAAVRDEHGVELPEIDLGGGLGIAYTSSDDPREPHEIAKALTEIVARECESAGLKAPRISVEPGRAIVGPTAFTLYEVGTIKPLEGLRTYVSVDGGMSDNIRTALYDAEYAVTLVSRVSDAEPMLVRVVGKHCESGDIVVKDAFLPADLAPGDLLAVPATGAYCRSMASNYNHALRPPVVAVRDGQARVIVRRETEEDLLSLDLG; encoded by the coding sequence ATGAGCCGTTCCGCGCACCCCGCCGGGCCCCGCCACGCCGACGTCCTGCCCGAGGGCCACTACGCCCCGCCGCCCGCCGACCTGAACGCGCTCGACGAGAAGGTGTGGTCCAGGACCGTCAGGCGCGACGACGAGGGCGTGGCGTGCGTCGGCGGCATCGAAGTGACGCGGCTCGCCGAGGAGTTCGGGACCCCCGCCTACTTCCTCGACGAGGAGGACTTCCGGGCCCGCTGCCGCGCCTGGGCGCACGCCTTCGGCAAGGAAGCGGATGTGTTCTACGCGGGGAAGGCCTTCCTCTCCAAGGCCGTCGTGAAGTGGCTGAAGGAAGAAGGGCTGAACCTCGACGTGTGCTCCGGCGGGGAGCTGGCCACCGCCCTCGCCGCCGAGATGCCCGCCGCGCGGATCGCCTTCCACGGCAACAACAAGTCCGAGGGCGAGATCCGCCGGGCCATCACGGCCGGCGTCGGGCGGATCGTGCTCGACTCCTTCCAGGAGATCGCCCGCGTCGCGCACATCGCCCGCGAGCTGGGCGTACGCCAGCCCGTGCAGATCCGCGTGACGGTGGGCGTCGAGGCGCACACGCACGAGTTCATCGCGACGGCCCACGAGGACCAGAAGTTCGGGATCGCGGTGGCGGACGGGTCCGCCGCCGAGGCCGTACGCCGGGCCCTCGGGCACGACTCCCTCGAGCTGCTCGGCGTCCACTCCCACATCGGCTCCCAGATCTTCGACATGGCCGGCTTCGAGGTGTCCGCCAAGCGGGTGATCCGGCTGCTGGCCGCCGTACGCGACGAGCACGGCGTCGAGCTCCCCGAGATCGACCTCGGCGGCGGCCTCGGCATCGCCTACACCTCCTCCGACGACCCGCGCGAGCCGCACGAGATCGCCAAGGCCCTCACCGAGATCGTGGCGCGGGAGTGCGAGAGCGCCGGCCTCAAGGCGCCCCGGATCTCCGTCGAGCCCGGCCGCGCCATCGTCGGGCCGACGGCCTTCACCCTCTACGAGGTCGGCACCATCAAGCCGCTCGAGGGGCTGCGTACGTACGTCTCCGTCGACGGCGGCATGTCCGACAACATCCGCACCGCCCTCTACGACGCCGAGTACGCAGTCACCCTGGTCTCCCGGGTCTCCGACGCCGAGCCCATGCTCGTCCGCGTCGTCGGCAAGCACTGCGAGAGCGGTGACATCGTCGTGAAGGACGCCTTCCTCCCCGCCGACCTGGCGCCCGGCGACCTCCTCGCCGTGCCCGCCACCGGGGCGTACTGCCGCTCCATGGCCAGCAACTACAACCACGCGCTGCGCCCGCCCGTCGTCGCCGTGCGCGACGGACAGGCGCGGGTGATCGTCCGCCGCGAGACGGAAGAAGATCTCCTGTCCCTCGACCTCGGATGA
- the nrtL gene encoding ArgS-related anticodon-binding protein NrtL translates to MIPADLSRAVVQAVRRAVEGGELAGNVPERVVVERTRPGGVGEYATPVALQVAKSARREPREVARVLAGRLLADEPGIESVEITGAGFLNFTLAPTPAAGLVHDIRARGLRYGHAPDGEPRERVVRGAVERIEASQGRRGGPELRVAPVARRDGDVVAAYGADAAAWAMLAVPARETPSFTPGLLVQDESSEFFRVRYAYTRARALGRNAARLGFRGEPGDSPEGRELLRALAEYPLALEAAAHHQAPERLTRHLVAVADALLDFQHQVLPQGDEKPSAAHRARLALAEAAGTVLAGGLALLGIDAPDFL, encoded by the coding sequence GTGATCCCCGCCGACCTCTCTCGTGCCGTCGTACAAGCCGTACGACGTGCCGTCGAGGGCGGGGAGCTGGCCGGAAACGTGCCGGAGCGGGTGGTCGTCGAGCGGACCCGACCCGGCGGAGTGGGGGAGTACGCCACCCCCGTCGCCCTCCAGGTGGCGAAGAGCGCCCGGCGCGAGCCCCGCGAGGTGGCCCGGGTGCTCGCCGGCCGGCTGCTCGCCGACGAGCCCGGGATCGAGAGCGTGGAGATCACCGGAGCCGGGTTCCTGAACTTCACCCTCGCGCCCACCCCCGCCGCCGGACTCGTACACGACATCCGCGCGCGCGGCCTCCGCTACGGCCACGCCCCCGACGGGGAACCGCGCGAGCGGGTCGTCCGCGGGGCGGTGGAGAGGATCGAAGCGAGCCAGGGCAGGCGAGGGGGCCCGGAGCTCCGGGTCGCGCCCGTCGCCCGGCGGGACGGGGACGTGGTGGCGGCGTACGGGGCGGACGCCGCGGCCTGGGCCATGCTCGCCGTACCCGCCCGCGAGACCCCCTCCTTCACGCCCGGCCTCCTCGTCCAGGACGAGTCCAGCGAGTTCTTCCGCGTGCGGTATGCGTACACACGCGCCCGTGCCCTTGGCAGGAACGCCGCCCGCCTCGGCTTCCGGGGGGAACCGGGGGACAGTCCGGAAGGCCGCGAACTGCTGCGCGCCCTCGCCGAGTACCCCCTCGCCCTCGAAGCCGCCGCGCACCACCAGGCCCCCGAGCGGCTCACCCGGCACCTCGTCGCCGTCGCCGACGCGCTCCTCGACTTCCAGCACCAGGTCCTGCCCCAGGGGGACGAGAAACCCTCGGCCGCCCACCGCGCCCGGCTGGCACTCGCCGAAGCCGCCGGGACGGTGCTGGCAGGCGGCCTCGCCCTCCTCGGCATAGACGCCCCCGACTTCCTGTGA
- a CDS encoding response regulator: MAKTRTRGLRATYSRLVPGASGRVLVVDDNKVIRQLIKVNLELEGFEVVTASDGAECLDVVHRVCPDAITLDVVMPRLDGFGAAAQLRADPRTRHVPVAIVSACTQHEVEAGIAAGVDAFVAKPFEPAELVRVVRRLVERKGAPAGRAGRAGRGA, encoded by the coding sequence GTGGCAAAAACCCGGACGCGGGGGCTTAGGGCGACCTACTCTCGACTTGTGCCAGGCGCCTCGGGCCGGGTGCTTGTTGTCGACGACAACAAGGTCATCCGGCAGCTGATCAAGGTCAATCTCGAGCTGGAGGGCTTCGAGGTCGTGACCGCGAGCGATGGTGCCGAGTGTCTGGACGTCGTCCATCGCGTGTGCCCCGATGCGATCACCCTCGACGTGGTCATGCCACGGCTGGACGGGTTCGGGGCCGCCGCGCAGTTGCGGGCCGATCCGCGGACCCGGCACGTGCCCGTGGCCATCGTGAGCGCCTGTACGCAGCACGAGGTCGAGGCGGGGATCGCCGCCGGGGTGGATGCGTTCGTCGCCAAGCCGTTCGAGCCCGCCGAGCTGGTGAGGGTCGTACGGCGCCTCGTCGAGCGGAAGGGCGCCCCCGCCGGCCGGGCCGGGAGGGCCGGCCGAGGGGCCTGA
- a CDS encoding serine/threonine-protein kinase: MNKLNDTDPTALGPFRLLAVLGQGGMGRTYLGRRLPLDNLGPEHEAGYHLTGSEEDTEPVLAAVKVIKPSMLRDSTENSEEKARARFAQEIETMRTVVSARVPAFLGADAEAERPWLAMDYVHGPTLHKFVHTVGPLGLGPYAALGLALVDALRAIHGVKLLHRDLKPGNIAMGPAGPVVLDFGLAVLTDRDSNGALTKTGVGIGTPSYMSLEQATDTKHVKEPADIYALGAVLFFAAAQRPPYPYGPAAAEPSWDGVLPACVPLLAKILVPLPSARPSLDAVEESLLQLLAHNGLTPEAADGELRDLVAGSGLIPELPEEAVADHADPQAQKAAQQAVDHQVAPDEPSADDGPDFYRQFFGDAEEPVVVPAPPPAVPVEYVPTEPDPKASPAPAPFVPNQPTVSSYRLAPPQPPAVPKPTPAPEAPPAALRAAERLRKAYAHSGRL; encoded by the coding sequence ATGAACAAGCTGAACGACACAGACCCGACCGCTCTGGGCCCGTTCCGGCTGCTCGCAGTGCTCGGACAGGGCGGGATGGGCCGTACGTACCTGGGCCGCCGACTCCCCCTGGACAACCTCGGCCCCGAGCACGAGGCCGGCTATCACCTCACGGGTTCCGAAGAGGACACCGAGCCCGTCCTCGCGGCCGTCAAGGTCATCAAGCCGTCCATGCTGCGGGACAGCACGGAGAACTCCGAGGAGAAGGCCCGGGCCCGCTTCGCGCAGGAGATCGAAACGATGCGCACGGTCGTCAGCGCCCGGGTTCCCGCCTTCCTCGGTGCCGACGCGGAAGCCGAACGGCCCTGGCTGGCCATGGACTACGTGCACGGCCCCACCCTCCACAAGTTCGTCCACACCGTCGGGCCCCTCGGTCTCGGCCCCTATGCGGCGCTCGGTCTCGCGCTGGTCGACGCCCTGCGGGCCATCCACGGTGTGAAGCTGCTGCACCGCGACCTCAAGCCGGGCAACATCGCCATGGGGCCGGCCGGCCCCGTCGTGCTCGACTTCGGTCTCGCGGTCCTGACCGACCGGGACAGCAACGGAGCCCTCACCAAGACCGGCGTCGGCATCGGGACTCCCTCCTACATGTCGCTGGAGCAGGCGACCGACACCAAGCACGTCAAGGAGCCGGCGGACATCTACGCCCTCGGAGCGGTCCTCTTCTTCGCCGCCGCGCAGCGGCCTCCCTACCCGTACGGTCCGGCGGCCGCGGAGCCGAGCTGGGACGGGGTGCTTCCGGCTTGCGTGCCCCTCCTGGCCAAGATTCTGGTCCCGCTGCCGAGCGCGCGTCCGTCGCTCGACGCGGTCGAGGAGAGCCTGCTCCAGCTACTGGCGCACAACGGGCTGACCCCCGAAGCGGCAGACGGTGAACTCCGCGACCTGGTCGCGGGCTCGGGCCTGATCCCGGAGCTGCCCGAGGAAGCCGTGGCCGACCATGCCGACCCGCAGGCGCAGAAAGCGGCTCAGCAGGCAGTCGACCACCAGGTCGCCCCTGACGAGCCCTCGGCCGACGACGGCCCGGACTTCTACAGACAGTTCTTCGGCGACGCCGAGGAGCCGGTCGTCGTGCCCGCCCCGCCGCCGGCGGTCCCCGTCGAGTACGTGCCCACCGAGCCCGACCCGAAGGCGAGCCCCGCGCCGGCGCCGTTCGTCCCGAACCAGCCGACGGTCAGCAGCTACCGGCTCGCTCCCCCGCAGCCTCCGGCGGTGCCGAAACCCACACCCGCCCCCGAGGCACCGCCCGCCGCGCTCAGGGCCGCCGAGCGCCTGCGCAAGGCGTACGCCCACAGCGGCCGCCTCTGA